Proteins from one Podospora pseudoanserina strain CBS 124.78 chromosome 1, whole genome shotgun sequence genomic window:
- the kap95 gene encoding karyopherin Kap95 (COG:U; COG:Y; BUSCO:EOG09260HMA; EggNog:ENOG503NX6P), with amino-acid sequence MEGSPDINTVLTNSLSPDGALRNAAEQQLIQAAEQNFSQYLLTLVQALANENAEGHIRAAAGIALKNAFSAREFARQQSLQAKWLNQTDQETKTRVKQLALETLSSTNAQAGQACAQVVAAIAAIELPRDQWPDLMASLVRNVSEGSPHQKQASLTTIGFICESQDQDLRNSLIAHSNAILTAVVQGARKEETNLEVRLAAITALGDSLEFVGNNFKHEGERNYIMQVVCEATQAEDSRIQQGAYGCLNRIMALYYENMRFYMEKALFGLTILGMKSDDEDVAKLAVEFWSTVCEEEIAIEDDNAQVESSEQMRPFYNFSRVATNEVVPVLLALLTKQDEDASDDEYNISRAAYQCLQLYAQSVGAAIVPPVIAFVEANLRHDDWHYRDAAVSAFGAIMDGPEEKTLEGIVKSGMGPLIAMMDDPSIHVRDSTAYALGRITETCADAIDPTQHLDALIRSLFNGLMNTPKMAASCCWALMNIAERFSGDGESAQNPLTPHFNQSVTNLLAVTGRMDCEASVRTAAYEVLNTFVRNAASESLQAVASLSTVTIERLEGTIPMQAQVVSIEDKIILEDMQTSLCTVLQAIIERLDKEIAPQGDRIMQCLLQILSSVNGKSSVPEGAFTTISSLANAMEEDFVKYMDAFSPFLYNALGNQEEPGLCSMAIGLVSDITRSMGERSQPWCDNFMNYLLNNLRSTALANQFKPAILQCFGDIAGAIGGHFETYLSVVAQVLQQAATVTAGAEGSYEMFDYVITLREGIMDAWGGIIGAMKSGNKTAVLEPYVQSIFEMLNVIANDANRSEALMRSAMGVIGDLADAYPNGQLVEAFRADWLTAMIKETRQNREFQPRTIETARWAREQVKRQIGGAQGMMSQT; translated from the exons ATGGAAGGTTCTCCGGACATCAACACTGTCCTCACCAACTCGCTGAGCCCTG ATGGCGCGCTCCGTAATGCCGCTGAGCAGCAGCTCATCCAGGCCGCTGAGCAAAACTTT TCACAATACCTCCTGACGCTCGTCCAAGCGTTGGCGAATGAAAATGCCGAAGGACATATTCGAGCCGCCGCCGGTATCGCTCTCAAGAACGCCTTCAGTGCCCGCGAGTTTGCCAGACAACAGTCTTTACAAGCGAAATGGCTGAACCAGACCGACCAAGAAACCAAGACCCGCGTCAAGCAGCTGGCTCTCGAGACGCTTTCCTCCACAAATGCCCAGGCCGGCCAGGCTTGCGCTCAGGTCGTCGCTGCCATCGCGGCGATCGAGCTGCCCCGTGACCAGTGGCCAGATCTTATGGCGTCTCTTGTCCGCAACGTCAGCGAAGGCAGCCCCCACCAGAAGCAGGCCTCCCTCACAACCATCGGGTTCATCTGCGAGAGCCAAGATCAGGATCTGAGGAACAGCTTGATTGCCCATTCGAACGCCATCTTGACGGCAGTAGTACAGGGTGCTCGCAAGGAGGAGACCAACCTCGAGGTCCGTCTCGCTGCCATCACCGCGTTGGGTGACTCCCTCGAATTTGTCGGAAACAATTTCAAGCACGAAGGCGAGCGCAACTACATCATGCAGGTTGTCTGCGAGGCCACCCAGGCCGAGGACTCTCGGATTCAGCAGGGTGCTTATGGCTGCCTGAACCGCATCATGGCTCTCTACTATGAGAACATGCGGTTCTACATGGAGAAGGCTCTGTTTGGTCTTACCATTCTGGGCATGAAgagcgatgacgaggatgttGCCAAATTGGCGGTTGAGTTCTGGAGCACAGTatgcgaggaggagattgccaTTGAAGATGACAATGCCCAGGTTGAGAGCTCCGAGCAGATGCGCCCATTCTACAACTTCAGCCGCGTTGCCACCAACGAGGTCGTCCCTgttctcctcgccctcctcaccaagcAGGACGAGGACGCTTCAGACGACGAGTACAACATCTCGCGTGCCGCTTACCAGTGCTTGCAGCTCTATGCCCAGTCGGTTGGAGCTGCTATTGTCCCTCCAGTTATTGCGTTTGTCGAGGCCAACCTCCGCCACGACGACTGGCATTACCGTGATGCCGCCGTCTCTGCCTTTGGTGCTATCATGGACGGTCCGGAAGAAAAGACCTTGGAGGGGATTGTCAAGTCAGGAATGGGCCCTCTCATTGCCATGATGGATGATCCTTCCATCCACGTTAGGGATTCGACCGCTTATGCGCTCGGCCGTATCACCGAGACCTGCGCCGATGCCATTGACCCTACTCAGCACCTGGATGCTCTGATCCGCTCGCTCTTCAACGGTCTTATGAACACTCCCAAGATGGCCgcttcttgctgctgggccCTGATGAACATTGCCGAGAGATTTTCTGGTGACGGCGAGTCCGCTCAAAACCCCTTGACTCCTCACTTCAACCAGAGCGTCACAAACCTGCTTGCTGTCACCGGCAGAATGGACTGCGAGGCTTCCGTCAGGACTGCTGCCTATGAGGTTCTGAACACGTTCGTGCGCAACGCTGCCAGCGAGAGTCTCCAGGCTGTCGCCTCTCTTTCCACCGTTACCATCGAGCGATTGGAGGGCACCATCCCAATGCAGGCCCAGGTCGTCAGCATTGAAGACAAGATCATCCTCGAGGACATGCAGACCAGTCTCTGCACCGTCCTCCAGGCCATCATCGAGCGCCTGGACAAGGAGATCGCTCCTCAGGGTGACCGTATCATGCAGTGCCTGCTCCAGATTCTGAGCAGCGTCAACGGAAAGTCTAGTGTACCCGAGGGCGCTTTCACAACCATCAGCAGTCTTGCCAAtgcgatggaggaggacttTGTCAAGTACATGGATGCCTTTTCTCCATTCCTTTACAATGCTCTTGGCAACCAAGAAGAGCCGGGTCTCTGCTCGATGGCTATTGGCCTCGTCAGCGACATCACACGGTCCATGGGCGAGCGCAGCCAGCCTTGGTGCGATAACTTCATGAACTACCTGCTGAACAACCTCAGGAGCACTGCTCTTGCGAACCAGTTCAAGCCTGCCATCCTCCAATGCTTTGGCGATATTGCTGGCGCTATTGGTGGCCACTTTGAGACATACCTCTCCGTCGTTGCGCAGGTATTGCAGCAAGCTGCTACCGTcaccgccggcgccgagggCTCCTATGAAATGTTCGACTATGTCATCACCCTGAGAGAAGGCATTATGGATGCTTGGGGTGGCATCATCGGAGCCATGAAGTCTGGCAACAAGA CTGCTGTCCTGGAGCCATATGTTCAGTCAATCTTTGAGATGCTGAACGTCATCGCCAACGATGCTAACCGCAGCGAAGCTTTGATGCGGTCTGCCATGGGTGTCATCGG TGATCTTGCCGATGCTTATCCTAATGGCCAGCTGGTTGAAGCCTTCCGTGCGGATTGGCTTACCGCCATGATCAAGGAGACGCGCCAGAACCGCGAGTTCCAGCCCCGCACCATTGAGACTGCTCGCTGGGCCCGCGAACAAGTCAAGCGTCAAATCGGCGGCGCTCAGGGCATGATGTCGCAAACATGA
- a CDS encoding hypothetical protein (EggNog:ENOG503P1ET; COG:K): MDVEMKGVVAPDAAGANVTMDMPPPPLPASAIAAAAQLQLQQQQQQQQQQQQQQQQQQQIQQQQIQQQQIQQQHPQHHHHQLQQHPQSPVALAQPQQQQPSQAPPAAPPVKRRAPIACRRCRRMRSKCHQTDKGKPPCQSCTDAGLGPEDCVFPVRGQPDEDREYRHPRVRADKNNKREVLKFRRDVLDQQQQQQQQQQILANGAVMSPGGKLIARSPDDWEVLPPLEDILDAVNNFTRHYFQLGFIPKQRFIEKLTVNPRSVSLFLLLGILSVSARLTPALVERYGGAVNAAEIFMEHASAVAMMELYREPSLERCQAFYLLSIAQQGSGLTHKSSINMAVAMRMATLLKLHREETYVLVNPTKELVIQAESARRTLWMLHSQDNLHSSAQSPVLLAASDITALLPCDEQDFAAAREPKSRAALEDTQPALEKPELIADPGRSLFATLIQAHYYWGRISRRAISHDKSARPWEPTSQYAVLEKKLAEWEALLPNDHRWSSLLLKGYKQEGHDLAYLGVTMTPRLCNIVLRKAYIHNMINHGTSDATLARFWNDMAQELFRNVKELYEQIQIQYGDRAPDEGPGAQMAAFCVYTCGFLACYLCKYPKLCADSILVRDAPQIVQRILGILNESKNIWPLASRWFDHLEKFSRTKTGMAAETQGSMADSVSAPSSNSTQAHPISSPPPPSPSSGDLVSSIQRDPIPHVLQPALKDVFTPIQPRLLPASTPSTEGAKNHNGVVSPTSTQGSGPSSAILPLPQGPPPSANSHQLYIDPNLRLPLPNAPPPPHAPQQQHQVQSPQQQHAQHSPTGGGRQSTDGLGLLLEAFDSHRTAPGPPGPSQHPHSAEGQGPPPGAPYDPQAAPQPYYTQHQGLPMNDGYENELGYYMSDGVPQTMQNWVGTPHMYTGY, translated from the exons ATGGATGTTGAAATGAAGGGCGTGGTTGCTCCTGATGCTGCCGGTGCCAACGTCACGATGGACatgccgcctcctccgctgcCGGCTTCTGCTATTGCGGCTGCCGCCCAGTTACAgctgcagcaacaacagcaacagcaacagcaacagcagcagcagcagcaacagcaa caacagatccagcaacaacagatccagcaacaacagatccagcaacaacacccacagcatcaccaccatcaattGCAGCAGCACCCACAGTCGCCGGTAGCTCTagcacaaccacaacaacagcagccatccCAAGCCCCTCCAGCGGCTCCACCTGTCAAGAGGAGAGCTCCTATTGCCTGCCGAAG ATGTCGTCGTATGAGAAGCAAATGCCACCAAACGGACAAGGGAAAGCCACCTTGCCAATCATGCACCGATGCAGGACTTGGACCAGAAGACTG TGTCTTTCCAGTCCGCGGCCAACCAGATGAGGACCGCGAATACCGGCACCCTCGGGTCCGGGCTGATAAGAATAATAAACGAGAGGTTCTCAAGTTTCGAAGGGATGTCCTggaccagcagcagcagcagcagcagcagcagcagattcTAGCCAACGGAGCGGTGATGAGCCCGGGAGGAAAGCTCATTGCCCGAAGCCCGGACGACTGGGAGGTCCTGCCACCGTTGGAGGATATCCTAGACGCAGTGAACAACTTTACGAGACATTACTTCCAGTTGGGATTCATCCCCAAGCAGAGGTTTATCGAGAAATTGACGGTTAACCCCCGGTCAGTCAGCTTGTTTCTGCTTCTGGGAATACTAAGTGTCAGCGCTAGGTTGACGCCGGCGTTGGTCGAACGGTACGGCGGTGCTGTGAACGCGGCCGAGATCTTCATGGAGCATGCTTCGGCTGTGGCAATGATGGAGCTATACAGGGAGCCAAGTCTGGAGAGGTGCCAGGCGTTCTATCTGTTGAGTATCGCGCAGCAAGGGAGTGGTCTGACTCACAAGAGCTCGATCAACATGGCCGTCGCTATGAGGATGGCAACGCTGCTCAAGCTGCACAGGGAGGAGACGTACGTCTTGGTAAACCCAACAAAGGAGCTGGTAATCCAAGCCGAATCAGCAAGGAGAACTTTG TGGATGCTTCACAGCCAGGACAATTTGCACTCAAGCGCACAGTCGCCTGTGCTGCTGGCAGCCAGCGACATCACGGCATTGCTTCCCTGTGACGAGCAAGACTTTGCGGCGGCTCGGGAACCCAAATCGAGAGCAGCTCTCGAGGACACCCAACCTGCATTGGAGAAACCCGAGCTGATTGCTGACCCAGGAAGGTCACTGTTTGCGACGTTGATCCAGGCGCATTACTACTGGGGCAGGATCTCCAGACGGGCCATCAGTCACGATAAGAGCGCGAGACCGTGGGAGCCAACCAGTCAGTATGCTGTCCTGGAAAAGAAACTGGCCGAGTGGGAGGCATTGCTGCCGAATGACCATAGGTGGAGCAGCCTGTTGCTGAAGGGCTACAAGCAGGAAGGTCATGATCTG GCATATCTCGGAGTGACCATGACGCCGCGGCTCTGCAACATTGTGCTCCGTAAGGCGTACATACACAACATGATCAACCATGGCACTTCAGACGCGACCTTGGCGCGCTTTTGGAATGATATGGCGCAAGAGCTGTTCAGAAATGTCAAGGAGTTGTATGAGCAGATCCAGATCCAGTACGGAGACAGAGCTCCAGACGAGGGTCCCGGAGCCCAGATGGCT GCTTTCTGTGTATATACATGTGGCTTCCTGGCATGCTATCTGTGCAAATATCCCAAGT TGTGTGCCGACTCTATTCTCGTGCGTGATGCTCCGCAGATTGTCCAGCGCATCCTCGGTATTCTGAACGAGAGCAAGAACATCTGGCCGCTCGCGTCTAGGTGGTTCGACCACCTGGAAAAGTTTTCAAGAACGAAAACAGGAATGGCAGCAGAAACGCAGGGCAGCATGGCTGATAGCGTGAGTGCTCCGAGTTCGAACAGCACACAAGCCCACCCcatttcctctcctccacccccttctccatcttcggGAGACTTAGTGTCTTCAATCCAGAGAGATCCAATCCCTCACGTCCTGCAGCCGGCGCTCAAGGATGTGTTCACGCCGATCCAGCCGCGTCTCCTGCCAGCGTCAACTCCTTCGACCGAAGGCGCCAAGAATCACAACGGTGTGGTGTCCCCAACATCCACACAAGGCAGCGGTCCAAGCTCTGCCATCTTGCCGCTACCCCAGGGCCCGCCTCCCTCGGCCAATTCTCATCAGTTGTATATTGATCCCAACTTGAGATTGCCACTGCCTAatgcgccgccgcctccgcacgcacctcagcagcaacatcaggTCCAGTcgcctcagcaacagcatgcTCAGCATTCACCGACAGGAGGCGGTAGGCAGTCCACTGATGGGCTTGGGCTTTTGTTGGAGGCGTTCGATAGTCATCGGACGGCTCCAGGACCTCCCGG GCCCAGTCAACATCCTCACAGCGCTGAGGGACAGGGCCCACCACCGGGCGCCCCGTATGATCCTCAGGCGGCACCGCAGCCGTATTACACGCAGCATCAAGGGTTGCCGATGAATGACGGGTATGAGAACGAGTTGGGGTATTACATGAGCGATGGGGTGCCTCAAACTATGCAGAACTGGGTTGGGACGCCGCACATGTACACGGGGTACTAG
- a CDS encoding hypothetical protein (EggNog:ENOG503P711; COG:A), with protein sequence MATPRPEQAQKVLSLKQQYKQLLRQSSQFANYNFREYAKRRTRDAFRENKNVEEERRVQELVQEGLNQLHLLKRQTMISQFYKHDRLVVEGGLSGKDKGGKVLRQKDTGWD encoded by the exons atggCTACCCCGCGCCCGGAGCAGGCGCAAAAGGTGCTTTCGCTG AAACAACAGTACAAGCAACTCCTCCGGCAATCCTCCCAGTTTGCCAACTACAACTTTCGCGAGTACGCCAAGCGACGGACGAGGGATGCGTTCAGGGAGAACAAgaatgtggaggaggaaaggagggTGCAGGAGCTGGTGCAGGAGGGTTTGAACCAGTTGCACTTGTTGAAG AGGCAAACAATGATCAGCCAGTTTTACAAGCACGACAGGCttgtggtggagggcggGCTCTCAGGGAAGGACAAGGGTGGGAAAGTGCTCAGGCAGAAGGATACCGG CTGGGATTAG
- a CDS encoding hypothetical protein (EggNog:ENOG503P2W3), whose protein sequence is MAPMQYRTAAQTRRGNRAGVVEHDDFEGLPVRQWTRGEVNVAMGPPPDDDQKDDIWAIELPFGMPKDTALLPPHSQELLRAMRSGRVYKRPPPEDEDEDIDFGTKGDKKESEVGNEGFTVRAWKQMPRNAEVPSVSHLAKRHKGTITLASTASVAHIPGPTITRATVRRIDAAGNPYEQTITLSEGQQVDGEIIRTTVVPAPVAAAGEALGQQATPVKRRPPPPKRKAKGPGRGRKKGSGKIGQLPLPATRSQQQAAAGGEASAETTVEGVLGEGPPGVVITSEENGDAAGQDTEMADNSVIPSDEEDGDEGDEGDEDGEEEGGDEEAGDEESTATPEVGNAPSDVEQVTEQAQGQDQDQEMLGSDASEVIRPSSIEEPEDEQLPRRATPEEEVTVSKPRFQLGPQFNSPRAEGSPLKNVMVVSPTEPATAPAAASYLDIQSTTVSMDIDLGNTQPNIPLPSSLEISATVQTETAITSETSSAPKPSASTPPMADQQASVPAESISEALTMPEEQPPFSAQTTEPVTASEASVSLEVPTQIPEVSLQTSASPTLPTASEPPQAPEADSPDLLGSLEAELDREMSLNNRSPPPGEQEKPSATEAQ, encoded by the exons ATGGCGCCTATG CAGTATAGGACGGCGGCGCAGACCAGAAGGGGAAACCGGGCTGGCGTGGTTGAACATGATGACTTTGAAG GTCTCCCGGTTCGACAATGGACACGCGGCGAAGTCAACGTGGCCATGGGCCCTCCCCCTGACGACGATCAAAAGGACGATATTTGGGCGATAGAGTTGCCTTTCGGCATGCCCAAGGATACAGCACTCTTGCCGCCACATTCCCAGGAGCTTCTCAGGGCGATGAGGTCCGGTAGGGTGTATAAGCGGCCCCCgcccgaggacgaggacgaggacatcGATTTCGGGACCAAGGGCGACAAGAAGGAGTCTGAGGTGGGGAACGAGGGCTTCACTGTCAGAGCGTGGAAGCAGATGCCGAGGAATGCAGAGGTCCCCTCAGTCTCCCACTTGGCAAAAAGACACAAGGGCACCATCACACTGGCGAGTACTGCAAGTGTCGCTCATATACCGGGACCGACAATCACCAGGGCGACTGTGAGGAGGATCGATGCGGCAGGCAATCCGTATGAGCAGACGATCACATTGAGTGAAGGACAGCAAGTCGACGGTGAAATCATTCGCACAACGGTAGTGCCTGCACCGGTTGCTGCGGCTGGCGAGGCGCTTGGGCAGCAGGCGACACCCGTCAAACGGAGACCACCGCCGCCTAAGAGGAAGGCCAAGGGGCCGGGCAGAggaaggaagaagggaagcGGGAAGATTGGTCAGTTGCCTTTGCCTGCCACCAGgtcacagcaacaagcagctGCTGGGGGCGAGGCTTCGGCTGAAACCACGGTTGAGGGCGTACTCGGCGAGGGTCCACCAGGG GTTGTCATCACGTCCGAGGAGAACGGCGATGCAGCAGGCCAGGACACCGAGATGGCCGACAACTCGGTCATTCCTtccgatgaggaggacggtgACGAAGGGGACGAGGGCGAcgaagacggtgaggaggaaggtggcgACGAAGAAGCCGGCGATGAAGAGTCAACAGCGACCCCTGAAGTGGGCAACGCTCCAAGTGATGTCGAGCAGGTTACAGAGCAAGCTCAAGGTCAGGATCAAGATCAAGAGATGCTCGGCTCAGACGCTTCGGAGGTTATCCGACCAAGCTCGATTGAGGAACCTGAAGACGAGCAGCTGCCTCGTCGCGCCAcccccgaggaggaggtcacaGTTTCCAAGCCACGGTTCCAACTGGGTCCGCAGTTTAACTCTCCCCGCGCGGAAGGCAGTCCCCTCAAGAACGTCATGGTCGTGTCGCCCACCGAGCCAGCGACcgcgcctgctgctgccagctACCTCGACATCCAATCTACTACCGTCTCCATGGACATTGACCTTGGAAACACTCAACCAAACATCCCTCTTCCATCTTCATTGGAAATATCAGCTACGGTGCAAACAGAAACAGCCATTACCTCTGAAACATCATCCGCTCCTAAGCCCAGCGCATCTACGCCCCCAATGGCAGATCAACAAGCTTCTGTGCCCGCAGAATCCATCTCTGAAGCTCTCACGATGCCAGAAGAGCAGCCCCCGTTCTCGGCGCAGACAACCGAGCCTGTCACCGCATCCGAAGCTTCTGTTTCGCTTGAGGTCCCAACGCAAATCCCAGAGGTCTCTCTCCAGACATCAGCCTCTCCTACTCTTCCTACTGCTTCCGAACCCCCTCAGGCACCCGAAGCAGACAGCCCCGATCTTTTAGGCAGTCTtgaggccgagctcgacagGGAAATGTCACTCAACAATAGATCCCCGCCGCCTGGTGAGCAGGAAAAACCATCCGCAACAGAAGCCCAGTAG
- a CDS encoding hypothetical protein (EggNog:ENOG503PCU5; COG:M; COG:W), with product MKGRDLHHPAVRYMFEHHDFQPDSLTEILAQDNATLSTLTSLLQLVPDLFQTLSTAQNITLLAPSNEAFTNLLSRNPRSAELMTNPRALSGVLQYHVLSGKFLSTDFTTSPIFPSTLLSNPFANVTGGQKLQLTLLNETASLFSGYKQASSDLTFANSNNTLHIISSVLTVPAPLSQTLSNINLTSLVGALTTARLSSGTSSLQDMTLFAPSNPAFQAIGSAASGLSDTDLANILGYHLVPSRILFSPRLLAQDQIVLATLQGSNLTIRRDGNQLFVNSARVILGDVLVGNGVVHVIDNVLNPSNTSATPDPAAATQAPAFAGVTPVADIPFTSGIVPTTTFVPVTVPLNGAGKGAFAAVPTGVMLAAGAAVLAAGM from the exons ATGAAGGGGCGTGATCTACACCATCCAGCTGTTCGATACATGTTTGAGCATCATGACTTTCAGCCTGAT TCTCTAACTGAGATTCTCGCACAGGATAATGCCACACTAAGCACACTAACAA GTCTCCTCCAACTCGTCCCGGACCTATTCCAgaccctctccaccgcccaaaacatcaccctcctcgccccctccaacgaagccttcaccaacctcttgTCTCGGAACCCCCGCTCAGCAGAACTCATGACCAACCCCCGCGCCCTCTCCGGCGTTCTTCAGTACCACGTCCTCTCTGGAAAATTCCTCTCAACAGacttcaccaccagccccatcttcccctccactctcctctccaaccccttcgccAACGTCACCGGAGGCCAAAAACTCCAATTGACCCTCCTGAACGAAACAGCAAGCCTCTTCTCAGGCTACAAGCAAGCCTCCTCT GACCTAACCTtcgccaacagcaacaacaccctccacatcatctcctccgtcctcaCCGTCCCAGCGCCCCTCTCTcaaaccctctccaacataAACCTCACCTCTCTGGTCGgcgccctcaccaccgcccgcctctcctccggcacctcctccctccaagaCATGACCCTCTTCgccccatccaaccccgccTTCCAGGCAATCGGTTCAGCAGCCAGCGGCCTCTCAGACACGGACCTAGCCAACATACTAGGCTACCACCTCGTCCCCTCCCgcatcctcttctccccgCGACTCCTAGCCCAAGACCAGATCGTCTTGGCGACGCTCCAAGGCTCCAACCTGACCATCAGACGGGACGGCAACCAGCTGTTTGTCAACTCGGCGAGGGTGATACTGGGGGATGTGCTTGTCGGAAACGGGGTGGTGCATGTTATAGATAA TGTCCTAAACCCATCCAACACATCGGCCACCCCTgacccagcagcagcaacccaaGCTCCTGCTTTTGCTGGGGTCACTCCGGTGGCAGATATACCGTTCACGTCGGGAATCGTCCCCACGACGACATTTGTGCCAGTGACGGTTCCCCTGAATGGAGCGGGAAAGGGGGCCTTTGCGGCAGTGCCGacgggggtgatgttggcggcTGGGGCGGCGGTTTTGGCGGCGGGGATGTAA
- the MET16 gene encoding 3'-phosphoadenylsulfate reductase (COG:E; EggNog:ENOG503NVJM; BUSCO:EOG09264FVQ) translates to MSTEESRAPSSRSSSNGDDASVDSGFASTGNSTANLPAISLTPAHLKHLNQQLEHMHPMDILRFSKAFFPNLYQTTAFGLTGLVTIDMLAKIQKENPHSLPIDLIFLDTLYHFKETYELVDTVKERYGLKMHVFKPLDVETVEEFESTYGEKLYEMSSELYDWVAKVEPQQRAYDELKVGAVLTGRRRSQGGQRGAIPVIELDEERGIIKINPLVTWTFKQVNDYIKENNVPYNALLDRGYKSVGDWHSTVPVAEGEDERAGRWKGQEKTECGIHNKKSRYAQWLNQTATATTQQPSQEVAA, encoded by the coding sequence ATGTCCACCGAAGAGTCCAGGGCCCCTTCCTCTCGCTCGTCGTCTAATGGCGACGACGCTTCCGTCGACTCGGGCTTTGCCTCGACTGGCAAttccaccgccaacctccctgCCATCTCGCTCACCCCAGCACACCTGAAGCACCTCAACCAGCAACTGGAGCACATGCACCCCATGGACATCCTCAGGTTCTCCAaggccttcttccccaacctgTACCAGACAACAGCCTTCGGCCTCACCGGTCTCGTCACCATCGATATGCTGGCCAAGATCCAGAAGGAGAACCCTCATTCGCTGCCCATTGACCTCATCTTCCTGGACACCCTTTACCACTTCAAGGAGACATATGAGCTCGTTGACACGGTCAAGGAGCGCTATGGGCTCAAGATGCATGTCTTTAAGCCACTTGACGTTGAGACAGTAGAGGAGTTCGAGAGCACATACGGAGAGAAGCTGTATGAGATGTCCTCGGAGCTGTACGACTGGGTCGCCAAGGTCGAGCCTCAACAAAGAGCATACGATGAACTGAAGGTTGGCGCCGTCCTGACTGGACGTCGCCGGTCTCAGGGTGGCCAGCGTGGTGCCATTCCCGTCATCgagcttgacgaggagagaggcatcatcaagatcaacccCCTCGTCACCTGGACCTTCAAGCAAGTCAACGACTACATCAAGGAGAACAATGTGCCATACAATGCCCTCCTCGATCGGGGGTACAAGTCCGTTGGTGACTGGCATTCGACAGTCCCGGTTGCCGAAGGCGAGGATGAGCGTGCCGGTCGGTGGAAGGGTCAGGAGAAGACCGAGTGCGGCATCCACAACAAGAAGAGCCGGTATGCTCAGTGGCTCAACCAGACGGCAACGGCGACGACACAGCAGCCAAGTCAGGAGGTCGCTGCCTGA